From Vitis vinifera cultivar Pinot Noir 40024 chromosome 5, ASM3070453v1, the proteins below share one genomic window:
- the LOC132253841 gene encoding putative receptor-like protein kinase At3g47110 — protein MDAASQSEHKFPPRSSAIEFFVSGNILSGNFTPNMRFNFPQLRKFGIAGYQFTGIIPDTLSNISGLELLDLSNNYLTGQVPDSLGVLKDLYWLNLEFNKLGRGMSGDLNFPYSLPNVSSLRLINPHANNFRGVLLISIVNRSTQLQKLIIGGNKISGSIPKEIGNLISLTVFSAMRNNLTVSFPFQLASFRI, from the exons ATGGATGCAGCATCTCAATCTGAGCACAAATTCCCTCCAAG GTCATCTGCCATTGAATTTTTTGTATCTGGCAACATTCTGTCTGGAAATTTTACTCCAAACATGAGGTTTAATTTTCCTCAACTCCGCAAGTTTGGCATAGCAGGGTATCAGTTTACTGGAATAATTCCAGATACACTATCCAATATTTCAGGACTTGAACTTTTGGATCTAAGTAACAATTATCTAACTGGCCAAGTCCCTGATAGCTTAGGAGTGCTCAAGGATCTGTATTGGTTGAACCTTGAATTCAATAAATTAGGAAGGGGCATGTCAGGCGATTTAAATTTTCCATATTCTTTGCCAAATGTCAGCAGTTTAAGACTTATCAATCCACATGCCAATAATTTCCGGGGCGTGTTACTCATCTCCATTGTTAATCGATCAACCCAACTGCAGAAGCTTATCATAGGGGGCAACAAAATATCTGGAAGCATCCCAAAAGAGATTGGGAACCTGATCAGCTTAACTGTTTTCAGTGCAATGCGGAATAATCTTACTGTGTCATTCCCATTTCAATTGGCAAGCTTCAGAATTTAA